In the Hyphomicrobiales bacterium genome, one interval contains:
- a CDS encoding DUF2829 domain-containing protein, with translation MDTMDFSSALLELKRGNRIARTGWNGKGMWLALTPASTFPAFAAKLGHAAYHRAIEAQDESVRLCAHIDMRAADGSMVIGWLASQTDILADDWMVVTAGFQA, from the coding sequence ATGGACACCATGGACTTTTCATCCGCCCTTCTTGAATTGAAGCGCGGAAACCGCATCGCCCGCACCGGATGGAACGGAAAGGGCATGTGGCTGGCGCTGACGCCGGCATCAACTTTCCCCGCATTTGCCGCAAAATTGGGTCACGCAGCCTATCATCGCGCCATCGAAGCCCAGGATGAATCCGTGAGGCTGTGTGCGCACATAGACATGCGCGCCGCCGATGGCTCGATGGTCATTGGGTGGCTGGCCTCCCAGACGGATATTCTGGCTGACGACTGGATGGTTGTGACGGCAGGTTTTCAAGCGTGA